The following proteins are co-located in the Moraxella nasovis genome:
- a CDS encoding DUF1850 domain-containing protein — MKRFTITTVAVFAMVVIGFLLKIPLSSTVLLSAADAQIQCQLPKKFSLKWRHSVEKQFWREFYQVQNDQLFLYLSHVQTFGAGVPNDPLVVEAPAGYIGQRIDRILPKINWVVSRNMQGVVLFDHEQTTKQLSIYQIVPDYSVIQIAIVNLSFWEKITVPSCVRFTDNPY, encoded by the coding sequence ATGAAAAGATTTACGATCACAACGGTGGCAGTTTTTGCGATGGTTGTGATCGGTTTTTTATTAAAAATCCCGCTCAGTTCAACGGTGTTATTATCAGCTGCAGATGCCCAAATTCAATGCCAGTTGCCCAAAAAATTCTCTCTTAAATGGCGACATTCTGTGGAGAAACAATTTTGGCGTGAGTTTTATCAAGTCCAAAATGACCAATTATTCTTGTATTTAAGCCATGTTCAGACATTCGGTGCAGGTGTTCCCAACGATCCTTTAGTGGTAGAAGCTCCAGCAGGTTATATTGGGCAACGGATTGATAGAATTTTACCAAAGATTAACTGGGTGGTATCTCGTAATATGCAAGGCGTGGTTTTGTTTGACCATGAGCAAACCACAAAACAGTTGTCCATTTATCAGATTGTGCCTGATTATTCAGTGATACAGATTGCCATTGTTAATCTGTCATTTTGGGAGAAAATAACTGTTCCAAGCTGTGTGAGATTTACAGACAATCCTTATTAA